A genomic region of Sarcophilus harrisii chromosome 6, mSarHar1.11, whole genome shotgun sequence contains the following coding sequences:
- the LOC100934469 gene encoding vomeronasal type-1 receptor 4-like — translation MHSYDSVLCIIYVLLIIIGTFGNGFLLFSSGCNIITNQRTRPIELIFFNLAFSNIMLILLRGIPWSVQFCIQKFFLGDIDCKITLYLQRVFRSISLCTTCLLSVFQGIAISSHNPICTELKARFPKNIVSFSVGIFVLNLLIDGIVPLYVRGSKYNTKSNLSGDIGYCSIDRYALTTSKFIILKSLYDAVFMGFMTIASGYMVLVLYRHHWQVHHIHNANYNSSTSPETRATKIILLLMSSFICFYSLSSIFIIVMDNSKDTNLWLIHSSVVFSLCYPTISPFLLISSDSQIPNFYYAFKMMKKSNQSLRKTNKQIKNLC, via the coding sequence ATGCATTCTTATGACAGTGTTCTATGTATTATCTATGTGCTTCTGATTATAATTGGAACATTTGGGAATGGTTTCCTGCTTTTTTCATCTGGATGTAATATAATCACCAATCAAAGAACGAGACCCATTGAATTGATTTTCTTCAATTTGGCCTTTTCCAACATCATGTTAATTCTTTTGAGGGGAATTCCATGGTCAGTCCAATTTTGCATCCAGAAATTTTTCCTGGGTGACATTGATTGTAAAATCACACTTTATCTGCAAAGAGTATTCCGAAGTATTTCTCTTTGTACTACCTGCCTTCTCAGTGTCTTTCAGGGCATTGCCATCAGTTCTCACAACCCTATATGCACAGAGCTGAAAGCCAGATTCCCAAagaatattgtctcattttctgTTGGCATATTTGTACTCAATCTGTTGATAGATGGAATTGTGCCTCTCTATGTGAGGGGCTCTAAGTATAACACCAAGAGTAATCTGAGTGGAGACATAGGATATTGTTCTATAGATAGGTATGCCTTGACTACCTCAAAATTTATAATCTTGAAGTCACTTTATGATGCAGTGTTTATGGGATTCATGACCATTGCAAGTGGCTACATGGTGCTTGTTTTGTACAGACATCACTGGCAAGTGCACCACATTCATAATGCCAACTATAACTCCAGTACCTCCCCAGAGACTAGAGCTACCAAAATCATCCTTTTGCTAATGAGctcatttatttgcttttattcacttagttccatttttattattgtgatgGATAATTCCAAAGACACAAACCTATGGTTAATTCAttcttctgttgttttttctttatgttacCCAACAATCAGTCCCTTTcttttaatcagtagtgattccCAGATTCCCAATTTTTATTATGCtttcaaaatgatgaaaaagtctAATCAAAGtctgagaaaaacaaacaagcaaatcaAAAATTTGTGTTGA